ATGCGCAAAAGAGTATCCGAACCAACGATATTGAAAACGTGGGTAAGACTGCCCGTCATCATACATTCTTCGAAATGCTCGGTAACTTCTCTGTTGGTGATTACTTTAAAGAAGATGCCATTCCTTGGGCTTGGGAATTCTTAACAAGCGACAAGTGGATTGGCTTAGATCCTGAAAAGCTTTACGTGACGGTTTATCCTAAGGATAAGGATGCACACCGCATCTGGCATGAAAAGGTTGGTTTGGCAGAAGACCGAATTATTGAAGTTGAAGATAACTTCTGGGATATCGGTGAAGGTCCATGTGGTCCCGATTCAGAAATTTTCTACGATCGGGGTCAAAGTTTCAACAATGTTAGTGAAGACGATCCTGAAAACTATCCTGGTGGCGAAAACGAACGTTATCTCGAAGTTTGGAATATCGTGTTCTCAGAATTTAACCATTTACCAAACGGTGAATATGTCGAACAACCACACAAAAATATTGATACGGGGATGGGTCTTGAACGACTTGTCTCAGTGATTCAAGAAGCCCCAACTAACTTCGAAACAGATTTATTTATGCCATTGATTGAAGCCACAGCTGCAATGAGTGACCATAAACAATATGGTCAAAATGCTGCTGACGATATTTCATTTAAGATTATCGCAGATCACGCACGGGCCGTTACCTTTGCAATTGGTGATGGCGCAATGCCAGCTAACGAAGGACGCGGTTATGTGCTCCGTCGATTAATTCGGCGGGCTATCTTAAACGGTAAGAAGTTAGGCATCAACGACGCTTTCATGTACAAATTAGTCCCAATCGTTGGCGAAATTATGCACAGCTATTACCCAGACATCTTAGAGCAAAAAGACTTCATTGAAAAAGTGATCCGTTCTGAAGAAGATCGTTTCCGCGAAACTTTAAATGATGGCTTACGCTTATTAAACCAAACAATCGAAGCCGTTAAAGCTGAAAATAAAACTGAAATTAACGGCGCAGATGCCTTCAAACTCTTTGATACATTTGGTTTCCCAATCGAATTAACAACTGAATATGCTGAAGATGAAGGTTTAACCGTTGATCAAGCTGGTTTTGAAAAAGAAATGGCTGCTCAAAAAGCACGTGCTCGTAATGCACGGAGCGATGAACAATCAATGGGCTCACAAAACGAAGTCTTATTAAACATCAAGACTAAGAGTGAATTCACAGGTTATAATGAATTAGAAACTGAAAGTCGTTTGGCAGATATCATTCAAGATAATGCTGAACAAGAAAGTGTGACAACCGGCGTGGCGCAATTAGTCTTTGAAGCAACACCATTTTACGCTGAAATGGGGGGACAAGTGGCTGATCAAGGGATTATCAAGAATCTTGCCGGCCAAGTGGTTGCGGAAGTCACAGACGTCCAATACGCACCCAATGGCCAACCTTTACACACGGTTAAAGTGTTAAAAGAAATGATCAGTGGTGTCCACTATACCTTAGCTGTTGATCCAACCTTTAGAAGTGGCGTAGTTAAGAACCATACGGCAACTCATTTATTGGATCAAGCACTAAGAGATGTTTTAGGCGAACATACCCATCAAGCTGGTTCATTAGTGGAACCTGATTACTTACGTTTTGATTTCACTAACTTGGGCCAAGTGACACCAGATCAATTAGCTGAAGTAGAACAAATCGTAAACGATAAGATTTGGGCAGCTCTTCCAGTTAATACGGTTGAAACGGACATTGAAACAGCTAAACAAATGGGGGCCATCGCGCTCTTTACCGAAAAATATGGTAAAACAGTTCGTGTTGTTCAAATTGGAGATTACTCAATGGAACTTTGTGGTGGGACACATGCTAACAACACTTCAGATCTTGGCTTATTCAAGATTACCAGTGAGTCAGGTATTGGCGCCGGCACACGTCGGATCGAAGCCGTTACTTCTAAGGCAGCCTTTAAATATTTAAATGACAAACAAGTGCTTTTAAATGAATTAGCTGGTGAATTAAAAGTTGCCCAAACAAAGGATCTTCCTAAGAAGATTCAACAATTACAAGCGGATTTAAAAGCAGAACAAAAAGAAAATGAACAATTAAAAGCTAAATTTGCACAAGAACAAGCCGGCAATGTTTTTGGAAATGTTGTTGAAGCAGGTCAATGGCGCTTAGTAGCCGCTGATGCAAAGGTTGCCGGGGTGAATGAATTACGGCAATTAGCGGATCAATGGCAACAAAAACAAATTTCAGACGTCTTAGTGCTCGCAACTGTTGCGGGTGACAAGGTTAGTTTGATTGTGGCCGTCGCTCCAGATGCGATTAAAGCGGGTATTAAAGCCGGTGACTTAATCAA
This DNA window, taken from Latilactobacillus sakei, encodes the following:
- a CDS encoding alanine--tRNA ligase, producing the protein MKQLTSAQVRQMFLDFFKEKGHDVEPSASLIPDDDPTLLWINSGVATLKKYFDGRVVPNNPRITNAQKSIRTNDIENVGKTARHHTFFEMLGNFSVGDYFKEDAIPWAWEFLTSDKWIGLDPEKLYVTVYPKDKDAHRIWHEKVGLAEDRIIEVEDNFWDIGEGPCGPDSEIFYDRGQSFNNVSEDDPENYPGGENERYLEVWNIVFSEFNHLPNGEYVEQPHKNIDTGMGLERLVSVIQEAPTNFETDLFMPLIEATAAMSDHKQYGQNAADDISFKIIADHARAVTFAIGDGAMPANEGRGYVLRRLIRRAILNGKKLGINDAFMYKLVPIVGEIMHSYYPDILEQKDFIEKVIRSEEDRFRETLNDGLRLLNQTIEAVKAENKTEINGADAFKLFDTFGFPIELTTEYAEDEGLTVDQAGFEKEMAAQKARARNARSDEQSMGSQNEVLLNIKTKSEFTGYNELETESRLADIIQDNAEQESVTTGVAQLVFEATPFYAEMGGQVADQGIIKNLAGQVVAEVTDVQYAPNGQPLHTVKVLKEMISGVHYTLAVDPTFRSGVVKNHTATHLLDQALRDVLGEHTHQAGSLVEPDYLRFDFTNLGQVTPDQLAEVEQIVNDKIWAALPVNTVETDIETAKQMGAIALFTEKYGKTVRVVQIGDYSMELCGGTHANNTSDLGLFKITSESGIGAGTRRIEAVTSKAAFKYLNDKQVLLNELAGELKVAQTKDLPKKIQQLQADLKAEQKENEQLKAKFAQEQAGNVFGNVVEAGQWRLVAADAKVAGVNELRQLADQWQQKQISDVLVLATVAGDKVSLIVAVAPDAIKAGIKAGDLIKQIAPLVGGGGGGRPDMAQAGGKNPAGIPAALAAAKEFLA